Proteins co-encoded in one Pseudomonas fluorescens genomic window:
- the pfkB gene encoding 1-phosphofructokinase yields the protein MAKILTLTLNPALDLTVQLPLLEVGQVNRSDEMHTHAAGKGVNVAQVLADLGHQLTVSGFLGEDNLQAFENLFVKRGFVDAFIRVPGETRSNIKVAEQNGRITDINGPGPVVDVVAQQALLDRLVQIAPGHDAVVVAGSLPRGVSAKWLRELIERLKGLGLKVALDTSGEALRTALKAGPWLIKPNAEELADALGCEVVSHASQAEAADRLHAQGIEHVVISHGAEGVNWFSVGSALHATPPKVSVASTVGAGDSLLAGMLHGLLSADTPEQTLRTATAIAAQAVTQIGFGIHDAAQLARLEQGVRVRPLTEQ from the coding sequence ATGGCCAAGATTCTTACCCTGACCCTCAACCCGGCGCTGGACCTGACGGTGCAGCTGCCGCTTCTGGAAGTCGGTCAGGTCAATCGCAGCGACGAGATGCACACCCACGCCGCTGGTAAAGGCGTGAACGTCGCGCAGGTGCTCGCCGATCTCGGTCATCAACTGACGGTCAGCGGTTTTCTCGGTGAAGACAACCTGCAGGCATTCGAAAACCTGTTCGTCAAACGCGGTTTCGTCGACGCTTTCATCCGTGTGCCCGGCGAGACTCGCAGCAACATCAAGGTCGCCGAACAGAACGGCCGTATCACCGACATCAACGGCCCGGGGCCGGTAGTGGACGTGGTGGCACAACAGGCGTTGCTGGATCGTCTGGTGCAGATCGCGCCGGGGCATGACGCAGTGGTGGTGGCCGGCAGCCTGCCGCGCGGAGTCAGTGCGAAATGGTTGCGGGAGTTGATTGAGCGCCTGAAGGGGCTGGGCCTGAAAGTCGCGCTGGACACCAGCGGCGAAGCGTTGCGCACGGCGCTCAAGGCCGGTCCGTGGCTGATCAAGCCGAATGCCGAAGAGCTGGCCGATGCGCTGGGCTGTGAAGTGGTGTCCCACGCGTCACAGGCCGAAGCGGCCGATCGGCTGCACGCTCAGGGCATCGAGCATGTGGTGATTTCCCACGGCGCCGAAGGCGTGAACTGGTTCAGCGTCGGCTCGGCGTTACATGCCACGCCACCGAAGGTCAGCGTCGCCAGCACGGTCGGTGCCGGCGATTCGTTGCTGGCCGGCATGCTGCACGGTCTGCTCAGCGCTGACACGCCGGAACAAACCCTGCGCACGGCCACGGCGATTGCGGCGCAGGCGGTGACCCAGATCGGTTTCGGTATTCATGATGCTGCGCAACTGGCGCGGCTTGAACAGGGCGTGCGCGTGCGTCCCCTGACAGAACAATAA
- a CDS encoding alkaline phosphatase D family protein — MSDFNLGRRRVMQVVGAGLLMPGLAPAVIASVKDRPQLTDGVQSGDLQGDRAMIWSRSDRPAQMVVEWDTRSQFRHPRRVVSAVADARSDFTARVELTGLPADQAIFYRVYFKDARTGVASEPWLGHLRSAPTARRNLRFVWSGDTVGQGFGINPDIGGMRIYESMRLRLPDFFIHSGDTIYADGPVPAQLTTEGGRVWRNLTTEAKSKVAQTLDDYRGNYRYNLMDENIRRFNAEVPQIWQWDDHEVVNNWSPGKQLDERYQEKDIHTLVGRARQAWLEYSPMRRQAADGGGRIYRKLSYGPMLDVFVLDMRSYRGANDDNLGAEKPFLGREQLNWLKRGLKASKAQWKVIAADMPIGLGVPDGEVSPGVPRWEAVANGDPGPAQGRELEVAELLGFLRAHQVRNFVFLTADVHYCAAHHYHPDRAAFQDFEPFWEFVAGPLNAGSFGPNPLDKTFGPQVVFQKAPPTQNASPFAGFQFFGEVNIEGQSGEMSVVLRDLNGVAVFEQKLQPV, encoded by the coding sequence ATGAGCGATTTCAACCTCGGTCGCCGGCGCGTGATGCAAGTGGTCGGCGCCGGTTTGCTGATGCCAGGGCTGGCGCCGGCCGTGATCGCTTCGGTCAAGGATCGGCCGCAACTCACCGACGGCGTGCAGTCCGGCGATCTGCAAGGCGACCGGGCGATGATCTGGAGTCGCAGCGATCGTCCGGCGCAAATGGTGGTGGAGTGGGACACCCGCAGCCAGTTCCGTCATCCGCGCCGGGTCGTCTCGGCGGTGGCCGATGCCCGTAGCGATTTCACCGCTCGCGTCGAACTCACCGGGTTGCCCGCCGATCAGGCGATTTTCTATCGCGTGTACTTCAAGGACGCCCGCACCGGCGTTGCCAGCGAGCCGTGGCTCGGCCACTTGCGCAGTGCACCGACGGCGCGGCGCAATCTCCGTTTTGTCTGGAGCGGCGACACCGTCGGCCAAGGCTTCGGCATCAACCCCGATATCGGCGGCATGCGCATCTACGAATCCATGCGCCTGCGCCTGCCGGACTTCTTTATCCACAGCGGCGACACCATCTACGCCGACGGCCCGGTGCCGGCGCAACTGACCACCGAAGGTGGCCGCGTGTGGCGCAACCTCACCACGGAAGCCAAAAGCAAAGTCGCGCAGACCCTCGACGATTATCGCGGCAATTACCGCTACAACCTGATGGATGAAAACATCCGCCGCTTCAACGCCGAAGTGCCGCAGATCTGGCAATGGGACGACCATGAAGTGGTCAACAACTGGTCGCCGGGCAAACAGCTCGACGAGCGCTATCAGGAAAAAGATATCCACACCCTGGTCGGACGTGCGCGCCAGGCGTGGCTTGAATATTCGCCGATGCGCCGGCAGGCAGCGGACGGTGGCGGGCGGATTTATCGCAAGCTGAGCTACGGGCCGATGCTCGATGTGTTCGTGCTCGACATGCGCAGCTATCGCGGCGCCAACGACGACAACCTCGGGGCGGAAAAACCGTTCCTCGGACGTGAGCAACTGAACTGGCTCAAGCGCGGATTGAAGGCGTCGAAAGCCCAGTGGAAGGTCATCGCTGCGGACATGCCGATCGGTCTTGGTGTGCCGGACGGTGAAGTCAGCCCCGGTGTGCCGCGCTGGGAAGCGGTGGCCAACGGTGATCCCGGCCCGGCTCAGGGCCGTGAGCTGGAAGTGGCCGAATTGCTCGGATTCCTGCGGGCACATCAGGTGCGCAATTTCGTGTTCCTGACGGCGGACGTGCATTACTGCGCGGCACATCACTATCACCCGGATCGCGCGGCGTTTCAGGATTTCGAACCGTTCTGGGAGTTTGTCGCAGGGCCGCTGAACGCCGGCAGCTTCGGGCCCAATCCGCTGGACAAGACCTTTGGCCCGCAAGTGGTGTTCCAGAAAGCACCGCCGACGCAGAACGCCTCGCCGTTTGCCGGGTTTCAGTTTTTCGGTGAGGTGAACATCGAGGGGCAGAGCGGGGAGATGAGTGTGGTACTGCGGGATCTGAACGGTGTGGCGGTGTTTGAGCAGAAGTTGCAGCCGGTCTGA
- the ptsP gene encoding phosphoenolpyruvate--protein phosphotransferase codes for MLELTVEQISMGQSAVDKPAALQLLASHLVADGLVADGYLAGLQAREAQGSTFLGQGIAIPHGTPETRDQVFATGVRLMQFPDGVDWGDGQIVYLAIGIAAKSDEHLRLLQLLTRALGETDLGQALRRASSPEALLKLLQGAPQELALDAQMIGLGVSADDFEELVWRGARLLRQADCVSNGFAGVLQQVEALPLGDGLWWLHSEQTVKRPGLAFVTPDKPMRYLGQPLSGLFCLASLGEAHQALLERLCALLIEGRGHELGRATSSRKVLEVLGGELPADWPNARIALANAHGLHARPAKILAQLAKSFDGEIRVRIVDGQDSAVSVKSLSKLLSLGARRGQVLEIIAEPSIAADALPALLAAIEEGLGEEVEPLPAVSQQPEVITDIAEVIIAPASGSLLQAIPAAPGIAIGPAHIQVQQAIDYPLRGESAAIERERLKQALADVRQDIQGLIERSKAKAIREIFITHQEMLDDPELTDEVDTRLKQGESAEAAWMAVIEAAAKQQEALQDALLAERAADLRDIGRRVLAQLCGVQTPAEPEQPYILVMDEVGPSDVARLDPARVAGILTARGGATAHSAIVARALGIPALVGAGAAVLLLKPGTPLLLDGQRGRLHVDADAATLQRASEERDTREQRLKAAAEQRHQPAHTTDGHAVEVFANIGESAGVISAVEQGAEGIGLLRTELIFMAHPQAPDEATQEAEYRRVLDGLAGRPLVVRTLDVGGDKPLPYWPIAKEENPFLGVRGIRLTLQRPQIMEAQLRALLRSADNRPLRIMFPMVGSVEEWRQARDMTERLRLEIPVADLQLGIMIEVPSAALLAPVLAKEVDFFSVGTNDLTQYTLAIDRGHPTLSAQADGLHPAVLQLIDITVRAAHAHGKWVGVCGELAADPLAVPVLVGLGVDELSVSGRSIAEVKARIRELSLTQAQTLAQQALAVGSANEVRALVEAL; via the coding sequence ATGCTCGAGCTCACTGTAGAGCAGATATCCATGGGCCAGTCGGCTGTGGATAAACCCGCCGCTTTGCAATTGCTGGCCAGTCATCTGGTCGCCGATGGCCTCGTCGCCGATGGATACCTCGCCGGCCTGCAGGCCCGGGAGGCTCAGGGCTCGACCTTCCTCGGTCAAGGCATTGCGATTCCCCACGGCACGCCCGAAACCCGTGACCAGGTGTTCGCGACCGGCGTGCGCTTGATGCAGTTTCCCGACGGCGTGGATTGGGGCGACGGCCAGATCGTCTATCTGGCCATCGGCATCGCGGCCAAATCCGACGAACACCTGCGCCTGCTGCAACTGCTGACCCGCGCCCTCGGCGAGACCGATCTGGGCCAGGCGCTGCGCCGTGCCAGTTCGCCCGAAGCGCTGCTGAAACTGCTGCAAGGCGCGCCACAGGAGCTGGCGCTGGATGCACAGATGATCGGCCTCGGGGTCTCTGCCGACGATTTCGAAGAGCTGGTCTGGCGCGGTGCGCGTCTGCTGCGTCAGGCCGATTGCGTGAGCAACGGTTTTGCCGGGGTGTTGCAGCAAGTCGAAGCGCTGCCGCTGGGCGATGGCCTGTGGTGGCTGCACAGCGAACAGACCGTGAAGCGTCCAGGTTTGGCATTCGTCACGCCGGACAAACCAATGCGTTACCTCGGTCAGCCGCTCAGCGGTCTGTTCTGTCTGGCCAGCCTCGGTGAAGCGCATCAGGCGTTGCTCGAGCGGTTGTGCGCGTTGCTGATCGAAGGTCGCGGTCATGAACTGGGCCGCGCCACCAGCAGCCGTAAAGTCCTCGAAGTGCTCGGCGGCGAGTTGCCGGCCGACTGGCCAAATGCGCGGATTGCACTGGCCAACGCTCATGGTCTGCACGCGCGGCCGGCGAAGATTCTGGCGCAACTGGCCAAGAGCTTTGACGGTGAAATTCGTGTGCGCATCGTCGATGGTCAGGACAGCGCCGTATCGGTGAAGAGCTTGAGCAAGCTGTTGAGCCTTGGTGCCCGTCGTGGCCAGGTGCTGGAAATCATCGCCGAGCCGAGTATCGCCGCCGATGCGTTGCCGGCGTTGTTGGCGGCGATCGAGGAAGGCCTCGGTGAAGAAGTCGAACCGCTGCCGGCCGTCAGCCAACAACCCGAAGTGATCACCGACATAGCTGAAGTCATCATCGCCCCGGCCTCCGGCAGCTTGCTGCAAGCGATTCCCGCCGCCCCCGGCATCGCCATCGGCCCGGCGCACATTCAGGTCCAGCAAGCCATCGATTACCCGTTGCGCGGCGAGTCCGCCGCCATCGAGCGCGAGCGTCTCAAGCAGGCGCTGGCCGACGTGCGTCAGGATATTCAAGGCCTGATCGAACGCAGCAAGGCCAAGGCGATTCGCGAGATTTTCATCACCCACCAGGAAATGCTCGACGACCCGGAACTCACCGACGAAGTCGACACCCGCCTCAAGCAGGGCGAAAGCGCCGAAGCGGCGTGGATGGCTGTGATCGAGGCCGCCGCGAAACAGCAGGAAGCGTTGCAGGACGCGTTGCTCGCCGAACGTGCTGCCGACCTGCGTGATATCGGGCGCCGGGTGCTGGCGCAACTGTGCGGCGTGCAGACGCCCGCCGAGCCCGAGCAACCGTACATTCTGGTGATGGATGAAGTCGGCCCGTCCGACGTGGCGCGTCTTGATCCGGCGCGGGTCGCGGGGATTCTCACCGCCCGTGGTGGCGCCACCGCTCACAGCGCCATCGTGGCCCGCGCGCTGGGGATTCCGGCGCTGGTCGGTGCGGGCGCTGCGGTGTTGCTGCTGAAACCGGGCACGCCGTTGCTGCTCGACGGCCAGCGCGGTCGCCTGCATGTGGACGCGGATGCCGCGACCCTGCAACGCGCCAGCGAAGAGCGCGACACCCGCGAACAACGTCTGAAAGCCGCCGCCGAACAACGTCATCAACCGGCGCACACCACCGACGGCCACGCCGTGGAAGTGTTCGCCAACATCGGTGAAAGCGCCGGTGTGATCAGCGCGGTGGAGCAGGGCGCCGAAGGTATCGGTTTGCTGCGCACCGAGCTGATTTTCATGGCCCACCCGCAGGCGCCGGACGAGGCGACTCAGGAAGCCGAATACCGCCGTGTCCTTGATGGTCTCGCCGGTCGGCCGCTGGTGGTGCGTACCCTCGATGTCGGCGGCGACAAACCGCTGCCGTATTGGCCGATCGCCAAGGAAGAAAACCCGTTCCTCGGCGTACGCGGCATTCGCCTGACTTTGCAGCGTCCGCAAATCATGGAAGCGCAGTTGCGCGCCTTGCTGCGTTCGGCGGACAACCGACCATTGCGGATCATGTTCCCGATGGTCGGCAGCGTCGAAGAGTGGCGTCAGGCCCGCGACATGACCGAACGCCTGCGCCTGGAAATTCCGGTCGCCGACCTGCAACTGGGGATCATGATCGAAGTGCCGTCCGCCGCGTTGCTGGCGCCGGTGCTGGCCAAAGAGGTGGACTTCTTCAGCGTCGGCACCAACGACCTGACCCAATACACCCTGGCCATCGACCGTGGTCATCCGACCCTCTCCGCCCAGGCGGACGGCCTGCACCCGGCGGTGCTGCAACTGATCGACATCACCGTGCGCGCGGCCCATGCCCATGGCAAATGGGTCGGTGTGTGCGGCGAGCTGGCGGCGGATCCGCTGGCGGTGCCGGTACTGGTCGGCCTCGGTGTGGATGAACTGAGTGTGTCCGGGCGCAGCATTGCCGAGGTCAAGGCGCGCATCCGCGAACTCAGCCTGACCCAGGCTCAAACCCTTGCTCAACAAGCCCTGGCCGTGGGCAGCGCCAACGAAGTGCGCGCATTAGTGGAGGCCCTGTAA
- a CDS encoding PTS fructose-like transporter subunit IIB produces the protein MKLAIVTACPNGMVTSVLCARLLDAAAQRQGWSTSVEVVDAAHPERALSAATIEAAEWVLLVATGDIDMTRFIGKRVFRIAPAQALQDVEAVLRRGVEEAEVHVASDVAPAAVTQTAPRIVAVTACPTGVAHTFMAAEALQQTAKRLGYEFQVETQGSVGAKNPLSATAIAEADVVLLAADIEVATERFAGKKIYRCGTGIALKQSEATLKKALAEGVVESAAGDGKVPAKQEKTGIYKHLLTGVSFMLPMVVAGGLMIALSFVFGITAFKEEGTLAAALMQIGGETAFKLMVPLLAGYIAYSIADRPGLAPGMIGGLLASTLGAGFIGGIVAGFIAGYAAKAISRYVALPQSLEALKPILIIPLFASLITGLVMIYVVGKPVAGMLAALTHFLDSMGTTNAILLGVLLGGMMCVDLGGPINKAAYAFSVGLLASQSYAPMAATMAAGMVPPIGLGIATFIARRKFAQTEREAGKAALVLGLCFISEGAIPFAAKDPLRVIPASIAGGALTGALSMYFGCKLMAPHGGLFVLAIPNAINHALLYLLAIVAGSLLTAVVYALVKRPEAVELALEPAKA, from the coding sequence ATGAAGTTAGCCATTGTCACGGCCTGCCCGAACGGCATGGTCACCAGTGTGCTGTGTGCCCGGCTGCTGGATGCCGCAGCCCAGCGTCAGGGCTGGAGCACCAGCGTCGAAGTGGTGGACGCAGCGCACCCGGAACGAGCGCTTTCGGCGGCCACCATCGAGGCGGCGGAGTGGGTGTTGCTGGTGGCCACCGGCGACATCGACATGACGCGTTTCATCGGCAAACGCGTGTTCCGGATCGCGCCGGCGCAAGCGCTGCAGGATGTCGAAGCGGTGCTGCGTCGCGGTGTCGAAGAGGCCGAAGTTCATGTCGCCAGCGACGTTGCCCCGGCTGCAGTCACGCAGACCGCACCACGCATCGTTGCCGTCACCGCGTGCCCGACCGGTGTCGCGCACACCTTTATGGCCGCCGAAGCCTTGCAGCAAACGGCCAAGCGTCTGGGTTATGAGTTCCAGGTGGAAACCCAGGGTTCGGTAGGGGCGAAAAATCCCTTGAGCGCGACAGCGATTGCCGAGGCCGACGTGGTGCTGCTGGCGGCGGATATCGAAGTCGCTACCGAGCGGTTCGCCGGCAAGAAAATCTATCGCTGCGGTACCGGGATCGCGTTGAAGCAATCCGAAGCCACGCTGAAAAAAGCCCTGGCCGAAGGTGTCGTTGAAAGCGCTGCCGGCGACGGAAAAGTACCGGCCAAACAAGAGAAAACCGGCATCTACAAACACCTGCTGACCGGTGTGTCGTTCATGTTGCCGATGGTGGTGGCGGGCGGTCTGATGATCGCCTTGTCGTTCGTGTTCGGCATCACCGCATTCAAGGAAGAAGGCACGCTGGCGGCGGCATTGATGCAAATCGGTGGCGAGACCGCGTTCAAGTTGATGGTGCCGTTGCTGGCCGGTTACATCGCCTACTCGATTGCCGACCGTCCGGGTCTGGCGCCGGGAATGATCGGCGGCTTGCTGGCGAGCACCCTGGGCGCCGGCTTCATCGGCGGGATCGTCGCCGGATTTATCGCAGGCTACGCGGCCAAGGCGATCAGTCGGTATGTGGCGTTGCCGCAAAGTCTGGAAGCGCTGAAACCGATTCTGATCATCCCGCTGTTCGCCAGTCTGATCACCGGGCTGGTGATGATTTACGTGGTTGGCAAACCGGTGGCGGGGATGCTCGCAGCGCTCACGCATTTTCTCGACAGCATGGGCACCACCAACGCGATCCTGCTCGGTGTGCTGCTGGGCGGGATGATGTGCGTCGACCTCGGAGGGCCGATCAACAAGGCTGCGTATGCGTTCTCGGTGGGGCTGCTGGCGTCGCAGAGTTACGCACCGATGGCCGCGACCATGGCCGCCGGCATGGTGCCGCCGATTGGTCTGGGCATCGCCACGTTCATCGCCCGACGCAAGTTCGCCCAGACCGAACGCGAAGCCGGTAAAGCGGCGCTGGTGCTCGGGTTGTGCTTCATCTCCGAAGGGGCAATTCCGTTTGCCGCAAAAGACCCGTTGCGGGTGATCCCGGCGAGCATTGCCGGCGGTGCGCTGACCGGTGCGCTGTCGATGTATTTCGGCTGCAAGCTGATGGCACCGCACGGTGGTCTGTTCGTGCTGGCGATCCCGAATGCGATCAACCATGCGTTGTTGTATCTGCTGGCCATCGTCGCGGGCAGTTTGCTGACAGCGGTGGTGTATGCGCTGGTCAAGCGGCCGGAGGCTGTGGAACTGGCGCTGGAGCCCGCGAAGGCGTGA
- a CDS encoding PepSY domain-containing protein → MLKKTLFQLHWFFGITAGLVLALMGITGAAYSFQDEILKALNPSVLQVEKQVAGVLPPAELVERIEAAAGKTVSMLTVETDSGNAARVWFTPPKGERRGEMRYFDPYTAEFKGDATGQDFFGLMLQLHRFLAMGDTGRSITGACTLMLLFFCLSGLYLRWPRQWNSWRVWLTLDWKKKGRSFNWDLHSVFGTWCMLVYLLLALTGLSWSYEWYNKGLTKLLSDAPQNERVRGGRGPAPEGPAPTADYAAMWSSIYSAAGPGLASYNIRMPPVAGQPATVFYLLDNSPHERALNQITLDPATGVVKRVDRYADKSFKAQLLTSIYALHVGSYFGLVGRIIVTVAAVLMPLFFITGWLLYLDRRRKKKQIKDAREGLEQPAGDTPAWLIGFASQSGFAEQLAWQTAGQLQAAGLPVKVQPLANVSEQDLQESNNALFVVSTFGDGEAPDSARGFERKVLTRASALDNLNYSVLGLGDRQYQHFCGFARRLHQWLGEHGGKTLFAPVEVDSGDPYALRHWQTQLGLITGQAPVDTWQAPSYSNWTLVRRELMNPDSSGSPVFLLGLRAPDTSSWLAGDLVEVLPRNCPWVIEHFLDGLGIRGETSVKVNGLEESLEVALATRQLPEHRAHLVGLHAQALVDAMVPLAMREYSIASIAADGVLELIVRQEQHSDGTLGIGSGWLTEHAPVGGSISLRVRRNSGFHLPNAPVPMILLGNGTGLAGLRSLLKARIADGQQRHWLLFGERNREHDFLCREELEEWLINGDLARLDLAFSRDQAEKIYVQDRLRESAGELKKWLADGAVIYICGSLQGMASGVDQVLNEVLGAAEVERLIEQGRYRRDVY, encoded by the coding sequence GTGTTGAAGAAAACCCTGTTCCAGTTGCACTGGTTTTTTGGCATCACTGCCGGGCTGGTGCTGGCCCTGATGGGCATCACCGGCGCCGCCTATTCGTTTCAGGACGAGATTCTGAAGGCGCTCAATCCGTCGGTCCTGCAGGTGGAAAAGCAGGTCGCCGGCGTCCTGCCGCCCGCCGAACTGGTGGAACGCATCGAAGCGGCGGCGGGCAAGACCGTTTCAATGCTCACGGTCGAAACCGACAGCGGCAACGCCGCGCGAGTCTGGTTCACCCCGCCAAAGGGTGAGCGCCGTGGCGAGATGCGCTACTTCGACCCCTACACCGCCGAGTTCAAGGGCGACGCCACCGGTCAGGACTTCTTCGGCCTGATGCTGCAACTGCACCGTTTCCTCGCCATGGGCGACACCGGTCGCAGCATCACCGGCGCCTGCACCCTGATGCTGCTGTTCTTCTGCCTGTCCGGCCTGTACCTGCGCTGGCCGCGCCAGTGGAACAGCTGGCGCGTGTGGCTGACCCTGGACTGGAAGAAAAAGGGCCGCAGCTTCAACTGGGATCTGCACTCGGTGTTCGGTACCTGGTGCATGCTGGTGTATCTGTTGCTGGCACTGACCGGACTGTCCTGGTCCTACGAGTGGTACAACAAGGGATTGACGAAACTACTGTCGGATGCACCGCAGAACGAGCGCGTGCGCGGCGGTCGTGGTCCGGCTCCCGAAGGTCCGGCGCCGACCGCCGATTACGCCGCGATGTGGAGCAGCATCTACAGCGCCGCAGGTCCGGGCCTCGCCTCCTACAACATCCGCATGCCCCCTGTGGCCGGCCAACCGGCGACCGTGTTCTATCTGCTCGACAACTCGCCCCATGAGCGCGCGCTGAACCAGATCACCCTTGACCCGGCCACCGGCGTTGTCAAACGCGTCGACCGCTACGCCGACAAGAGCTTCAAGGCGCAATTGCTGACCAGCATTTATGCGCTGCACGTCGGCAGCTATTTCGGCTTGGTCGGGCGGATCATCGTCACCGTCGCGGCGGTGTTGATGCCGCTGTTCTTCATCACCGGCTGGCTTCTGTACCTGGATCGCCGACGCAAGAAAAAGCAGATCAAGGATGCCCGCGAAGGTCTCGAACAACCTGCCGGCGATACGCCCGCGTGGCTGATCGGTTTCGCCAGCCAGAGCGGTTTTGCCGAACAACTGGCGTGGCAGACCGCCGGCCAGTTGCAGGCCGCCGGATTGCCGGTGAAGGTGCAGCCGCTGGCGAATGTCAGCGAGCAGGATCTGCAGGAATCGAACAACGCGCTGTTCGTGGTCAGCACCTTCGGCGACGGCGAGGCGCCGGACAGCGCTCGCGGTTTCGAGCGCAAAGTGCTGACCCGTGCCTCGGCTCTCGACAACCTCAACTACTCGGTGCTCGGCCTCGGCGACCGTCAGTATCAGCACTTCTGCGGTTTCGCCCGACGCCTGCATCAATGGCTGGGCGAACACGGCGGCAAGACGCTGTTCGCTCCGGTGGAAGTCGACAGCGGCGATCCTTATGCACTGCGGCACTGGCAGACCCAGCTTGGCCTGATCACCGGCCAGGCGCCGGTCGATACCTGGCAGGCACCGAGCTACAGCAACTGGACGCTGGTCCGTCGCGAGTTGATGAACCCTGACAGCAGCGGCTCGCCGGTGTTTCTGCTGGGTCTTCGCGCACCGGACACCAGCAGCTGGCTCGCTGGCGATCTGGTGGAAGTGTTGCCACGCAACTGCCCGTGGGTCATCGAACATTTCCTCGACGGCCTCGGCATTCGTGGCGAAACCAGCGTAAAGGTCAACGGTCTGGAAGAATCGCTGGAAGTGGCCCTCGCCACCCGCCAGTTGCCCGAGCACCGCGCCCATCTGGTCGGTCTGCACGCTCAGGCGCTGGTCGATGCGATGGTGCCGCTGGCCATGCGTGAATACTCGATCGCCTCGATTGCCGCCGACGGCGTGCTGGAGCTGATCGTGCGTCAGGAACAACACAGCGACGGCACCCTCGGCATCGGCTCCGGCTGGCTGACCGAGCATGCTCCGGTCGGCGGCAGCATCAGCCTGCGGGTACGCCGCAACAGCGGTTTCCATCTGCCAAATGCGCCGGTGCCGATGATCCTGCTGGGCAACGGCACCGGACTTGCCGGGCTGCGCAGCTTGCTCAAGGCGCGGATTGCCGACGGCCAACAGCGTCATTGGCTGCTGTTTGGCGAGCGCAATCGCGAGCACGATTTCCTCTGCCGCGAGGAGCTGGAAGAGTGGTTGATCAATGGTGATCTGGCGCGACTGGACCTGGCGTTCTCGCGGGATCAGGCCGAGAAGATTTACGTGCAGGACCGCCTGCGCGAATCAGCCGGCGAGTTGAAGAAATGGCTGGCGGACGGTGCGGTGATCTACATCTGCGGCAGCCTTCAAGGCATGGCGTCAGGTGTGGATCAAGTGCTCAATGAAGTGCTGGGCGCCGCCGAAGTCGAACGCCTGATCGAACAGGGTCGCTATCGTCGCGACGTCTACTGA